A stretch of Microbacterium sp. LWH3-1.2 DNA encodes these proteins:
- a CDS encoding nitroreductase family protein, whose protein sequence is MSTLTAPTAETDAPIIDVLAERWSTRIFDRESVIDEAALASALEAARWTPTAANTQAWRIIVARRGSAAHATVLGSLAGFNSAWAGDAAALVVFVAETTRDGEPMRWAQYDTGQVAAHFTVQAHADGLSTRQMGGFDPEMISAGFDLSADFTPVTVMAIGELGDIRLASEELQSRENAPRERRPAAESVLVND, encoded by the coding sequence ATGTCCACTCTCACCGCCCCCACCGCCGAGACCGACGCGCCGATCATCGACGTGCTCGCCGAGCGCTGGAGCACTCGCATCTTCGACCGCGAGTCGGTCATCGACGAGGCCGCCCTGGCAAGCGCGCTCGAGGCCGCCCGCTGGACGCCGACCGCCGCCAACACGCAGGCGTGGCGCATCATCGTCGCCCGCCGCGGTTCGGCCGCGCACGCGACCGTGCTCGGCTCGCTCGCCGGCTTCAACAGCGCGTGGGCGGGCGACGCCGCCGCCCTCGTCGTGTTCGTCGCCGAGACCACGCGCGACGGCGAGCCCATGCGCTGGGCGCAGTACGACACCGGCCAGGTCGCGGCGCACTTCACCGTGCAGGCGCACGCCGACGGCCTGTCGACCCGCCAGATGGGCGGCTTCGACCCCGAGATGATCTCCGCCGGCTTCGATCTCAGCGCCGACTTCACCCCTGTCACCGTCATGGCGATCGGCGAGCTCGGCGACATCCGCCTCGCATCGGAAGAGCTGCAGTCCCGCGAGAACGCTCCGCGCGAGCGCCGCCCCGCCGCCGAGTCCGTGCTCGTGAACGACTGA
- a CDS encoding SulP family inorganic anion transporter, translating to MAFDPRSWFSRETLRKDAVAGVILGVEAVPDGLAAGLLAGVNPLAGLYGYLFGMVGAAVLTSSAFMAVQATSAMALVVSDAGLDTLPDPDRGLFTLAILTGIIMVIAGLLKGGRLISFVPTAVMTGFVTAIGVNIILGQLSNFTGYQAQGANRLLKTIDVLVHVGQWNIPSLVVGAIAILVIVVLLPTRVGSMGLVIAVVVGSVCAVLLNLWVPNSVLLLRDIVDVPRGLPAPVLPSIADVPTLLIPALSLTFIGLVQGAAVSAGIPTADGKRADANRDFMGQGLGNVVSGLFQGMPVGGSMSGSSLIVQAGAKTRLSLFVAGAVMAVVVFLLADVVAFVAMPALAGLLIVVGWRAIKPSRVYSVMRSGPLPTTIMAVTFGLTLIIPLQFAVLVGVGLGVILYVAEQSNSVRVRAVHLADDGRMRESDPPAVVPRGEVLVLQPYGSLFFASAPVFERQLPDVSRESSGSVVIVRLRGTDEIGLSHVEVLRRFAAELRDADSTLKVVATEDRVISQLDAGGLTADIGVDNVYRGTEWVGEGLRRAYADARAEIEG from the coding sequence GTGGCGTTCGATCCGAGATCGTGGTTCTCCCGTGAGACGCTGCGCAAGGACGCCGTCGCGGGGGTGATCCTCGGCGTCGAGGCGGTGCCGGACGGTCTCGCAGCCGGACTCCTCGCCGGGGTGAACCCGCTCGCCGGCCTCTACGGCTACCTCTTCGGCATGGTCGGTGCGGCCGTGCTCACCAGCAGTGCGTTCATGGCCGTGCAGGCGACGAGCGCGATGGCGCTCGTCGTTTCGGATGCCGGGCTCGACACGCTCCCCGATCCCGACCGCGGACTCTTCACGCTCGCGATCCTGACCGGCATCATCATGGTCATCGCCGGCCTGCTGAAGGGCGGCCGGCTCATCAGCTTCGTGCCGACCGCCGTCATGACGGGGTTCGTCACGGCGATCGGCGTCAACATCATCCTGGGTCAGCTGTCGAACTTCACCGGCTACCAGGCGCAGGGGGCGAATCGGCTGCTCAAGACCATCGACGTCCTCGTGCACGTCGGGCAGTGGAACATCCCGTCGCTCGTCGTCGGCGCGATCGCGATCCTCGTCATCGTGGTGCTCCTGCCGACCCGGGTGGGCAGCATGGGCCTCGTCATCGCCGTCGTGGTGGGCTCGGTGTGCGCGGTGCTGCTCAATCTCTGGGTGCCGAACTCCGTCCTGCTGCTGCGCGACATCGTTGACGTGCCGCGCGGCCTGCCCGCGCCGGTGCTGCCCAGCATCGCCGACGTGCCGACGCTGCTCATCCCCGCGCTGTCGCTGACGTTCATCGGCCTCGTGCAGGGCGCGGCCGTCTCGGCCGGCATCCCGACCGCCGACGGCAAGCGCGCGGACGCGAACCGCGACTTCATGGGGCAGGGACTCGGCAACGTCGTGTCGGGACTCTTCCAGGGCATGCCGGTCGGGGGGTCGATGTCGGGATCCTCGCTCATCGTGCAGGCGGGGGCGAAGACCCGGCTCTCGCTCTTCGTCGCCGGGGCCGTCATGGCGGTCGTCGTGTTCCTCCTGGCGGACGTCGTCGCCTTCGTGGCGATGCCGGCACTGGCGGGCTTGCTCATCGTCGTGGGATGGCGCGCCATCAAGCCCAGTCGCGTGTACTCCGTGATGAGATCCGGGCCTCTTCCGACGACGATCATGGCCGTCACCTTCGGGCTGACGCTGATCATCCCGCTGCAGTTCGCGGTGCTCGTCGGCGTGGGCCTCGGCGTCATCCTGTACGTGGCCGAGCAGTCCAACAGCGTGCGCGTGCGCGCGGTGCACCTGGCGGACGACGGCCGCATGCGCGAGAGCGACCCGCCGGCCGTCGTCCCGCGGGGGGAGGTGCTCGTGCTGCAGCCCTACGGCAGCCTCTTCTTCGCCAGCGCGCCGGTGTTCGAGCGGCAGCTGCCCGACGTGAGCCGAGAGTCGAGCGGCTCGGTCGTCATCGTGCGCCTGCGAGGCACCGACGAGATCGGGCTCTCGCACGTCGAGGTGCTGCGCCGGTTCGCCGCCGAACTGCGCGACGCCGACTCGACCCTGAAGGTCGTCGCGACCGAGGATCGCGTCATCTCGCAGCTCGACGCCGGGGGGCTGACCGCCGACATCGGCGTCGACAACGTGTACCGCGGCACGGAATGGGTCGGCGAGGGACTGCGCCGCGCCTACGCCGACGCCCGCGCGGAGATCGAGGGCTAG
- a CDS encoding DUF7144 family membrane protein, with protein MTNTDVNTSGWAGWGVFAAVVLIVGGTIDAFHGLQALIGPDTAYFLAQIGLFSIDVQGWGWWHLIAGALLILVGIFLLLGATWARITAIVLVAINAIGQITLISVQPWLSIALLAIDVLVIYALTVHGREIDAKKA; from the coding sequence ATGACCAACACTGACGTGAACACCTCCGGATGGGCAGGATGGGGCGTCTTCGCGGCCGTCGTGCTCATCGTCGGCGGCACGATCGACGCCTTCCACGGCCTCCAGGCCCTCATCGGCCCTGACACCGCCTATTTCCTCGCCCAGATCGGCCTCTTCTCGATCGACGTGCAGGGCTGGGGCTGGTGGCACCTGATCGCCGGCGCGCTGCTCATCCTCGTGGGCATCTTCCTGCTTCTGGGTGCGACCTGGGCCCGCATCACCGCGATCGTGCTCGTCGCGATCAACGCGATCGGCCAGATCACGCTCATCTCGGTCCAGCCGTGGCTGTCGATCGCGCTCCTCGCGATCGACGTGCTCGTGATCTACGCGCTCACGGTCCACGGCCGCGAGATCGACGCCAAGAAGGCCTGA
- a CDS encoding GlxA family transcriptional regulator, whose amino-acid sequence MRTVACIVTDGFAPFEFGVACEAFGLDRSDDGIPNFDFRVVTPDPGVVQSKMGFSINVDADLSFAYEADLVVVSPVPHQYWGSIDERVLDVIRDAVARDAWVLSVCSGSFVVAASGVLDGRRATTHWMYAQKMKDMYPSIDVDPDVLYVQDGRIITSAGTAAGLDACLHLLRQELGAELTNIIARRMVVPPQRDGGQAQFIANPLPATTSLSLAPVTDWMLDNLRLDLTVDQLAAKAHMSPRTFARRFKADHGATPAAWLARQRIIHAQRLLEKTDLGLDRIAYESGFGSAAVLRQNFARVLGTTPTSYRSRFACNLDGMTDASASAEAGAEASVLESVA is encoded by the coding sequence ATGAGAACGGTGGCCTGTATCGTCACGGACGGTTTCGCGCCGTTCGAGTTCGGAGTCGCGTGCGAGGCCTTCGGCCTCGACCGGTCCGACGACGGCATCCCCAACTTCGACTTCCGGGTCGTCACACCCGACCCGGGCGTCGTGCAGTCGAAGATGGGGTTCTCGATCAATGTCGACGCGGACCTGTCGTTCGCGTACGAGGCCGACCTCGTCGTCGTGTCGCCGGTTCCTCACCAGTACTGGGGCAGCATCGACGAACGGGTGCTCGACGTGATCCGCGACGCGGTCGCCCGCGACGCGTGGGTGCTGAGCGTGTGCAGCGGCTCATTCGTCGTCGCGGCCTCGGGTGTGCTCGACGGCCGCCGCGCGACGACGCACTGGATGTACGCGCAGAAGATGAAGGACATGTACCCGTCGATCGATGTCGACCCGGACGTGCTCTACGTGCAGGACGGCCGCATCATCACGAGCGCCGGCACCGCGGCCGGGCTCGACGCCTGCCTGCACCTGCTGCGCCAGGAGCTCGGCGCCGAGCTCACCAACATCATCGCCCGCCGTATGGTCGTGCCCCCGCAGCGCGACGGCGGCCAGGCCCAGTTCATCGCCAACCCGCTGCCCGCCACGACGTCGCTCTCGCTCGCGCCGGTCACCGACTGGATGCTCGACAACCTGCGCCTCGACCTCACCGTCGACCAGCTCGCGGCGAAGGCGCACATGTCCCCGCGCACGTTCGCGCGCCGCTTCAAGGCCGACCACGGCGCGACCCCCGCCGCATGGCTCGCGCGTCAGCGGATCATCCACGCCCAGCGCCTGCTCGAGAAGACCGACCTCGGCCTCGACCGCATCGCCTACGAGAGCGGGTTCGGTTCGGCGGCGGTCCTGCGCCAGAACTTCGCGCGCGTGCTCGGCACCACGCCGACGTCATATCGCTCGCGCTTCGCCTGCAACCTCGATGGGATGACGGATGCCTCGGCCTCCGCCGAAGCGGGAGCCGAGGCATCCGTCCTCGAATCCGTGGCGTAG
- a CDS encoding ATP-dependent Clp protease ATP-binding subunit has product MNATQQPGQEDAQSALEQFGINLTDRARQGKLDPVIGRDSEIRRVSQVLTRRTKNNPVLIGEPGVGKTAVVEGLAQRIVAGDVAESLKNKELVTLDISALVAGAMYRGQFEERLKSVLKEITESDGRIITFIDELHVLMGAGGGEGSVAASNMLKPMLARGELRLIGATTLNEYREFIEKDAALERRFQQVYVGEPSVEDTVAILRGLKERYEAHHKVAIADAALVAAASLSHRYIPARQLPDKAIDLIDEAASRLRMEIDSAPLEIDELRRHVDRLKLEELALKKEKDDASKERLAALRETLGAEQARLGELQDRWERERASLNRVGDLKTKLDAARMEAERAQREGNLEKASRLLYAEIPSLERQLLDAEREEPAGDRMVNEQVTDEDIAAVIAAWTGIPVGRLLQGETEKLLHLESELGKRLIGQKDAVKAVSDAVRRSRAGISDPGRPTGSFLFLGPTGVGKTELAKALAEFLFDDEHAMVRIDMSEYGEKHTVSRLVGAPPGYIGYEQGGQLTEAVRRRPYSVVLLDEVEKAHPEVFDVLLQVMDDGRLTDGQGRTVDFTNVILILTSNLGSPILIDPTLSTEQKRDAVMAIVRQAFKPEFLNRLDDVVMFAALTEDDLAQIVELAVDALQRRLKDRRLTLAVTPDARAWLAERGYDPVFGARPLRRLIQSEIQDRLAMALLSGGVRDGDVVRVDVAADGSQLVLTSDGPTAPEPAADDDDVIEAELLDD; this is encoded by the coding sequence ATGAACGCCACGCAACAGCCCGGGCAGGAGGACGCGCAGAGCGCCCTCGAGCAGTTCGGGATCAACCTCACCGACCGCGCCCGCCAGGGCAAGCTCGACCCGGTCATCGGACGAGACAGCGAGATCCGGCGCGTCAGCCAGGTGCTGACCCGCCGCACCAAGAACAACCCCGTCCTCATCGGCGAGCCGGGCGTCGGCAAGACCGCCGTCGTCGAAGGCCTGGCTCAGCGCATCGTCGCGGGCGACGTCGCGGAGTCGCTCAAGAACAAGGAGCTCGTCACCCTCGACATCTCCGCGCTCGTCGCCGGCGCGATGTACCGCGGCCAGTTCGAGGAGCGCCTGAAGAGCGTGCTCAAAGAGATCACCGAGTCCGACGGGCGCATCATCACGTTCATCGACGAGCTGCACGTGCTCATGGGTGCGGGTGGCGGCGAGGGGTCGGTCGCGGCATCCAACATGCTCAAGCCCATGCTCGCCCGCGGCGAGCTTCGCCTCATCGGCGCGACCACGCTGAACGAGTACCGCGAGTTCATCGAGAAGGATGCTGCGCTCGAGCGCCGCTTCCAGCAGGTCTATGTCGGCGAGCCCAGCGTCGAAGACACGGTCGCGATCCTGCGCGGGCTCAAAGAGCGGTACGAGGCCCACCACAAGGTGGCCATCGCCGACGCAGCGCTCGTGGCCGCAGCATCCCTCAGCCATCGCTACATCCCCGCGCGACAGCTTCCCGACAAGGCCATCGACCTGATCGACGAGGCCGCGTCGCGGCTGCGCATGGAGATCGACTCGGCACCGCTCGAGATCGACGAGCTGCGCCGCCACGTCGACCGCCTCAAGCTCGAGGAGCTCGCGCTGAAGAAGGAGAAGGACGACGCCTCGAAGGAGCGCCTCGCGGCCCTGCGCGAGACCCTCGGCGCCGAGCAGGCCCGCCTCGGCGAGCTGCAGGACCGCTGGGAGCGCGAGCGCGCGTCGCTCAACCGCGTCGGCGACCTCAAGACCAAGCTCGACGCCGCGCGCATGGAGGCCGAGCGCGCGCAGCGTGAGGGCAACCTCGAGAAGGCGTCGCGGCTGCTCTACGCCGAGATCCCCTCGCTCGAGCGCCAATTGCTCGACGCCGAACGCGAAGAGCCCGCCGGCGACCGCATGGTCAACGAGCAGGTCACCGACGAGGACATCGCCGCCGTCATCGCGGCGTGGACCGGCATTCCCGTCGGTCGGCTGCTGCAGGGCGAGACCGAGAAGCTGCTGCACCTCGAGTCCGAGCTCGGCAAGCGCCTGATCGGGCAGAAGGACGCCGTGAAGGCGGTGTCCGACGCGGTGCGCCGGTCGCGTGCCGGCATCAGCGACCCCGGTCGCCCGACCGGCTCGTTCCTCTTCCTCGGCCCGACCGGCGTCGGCAAGACCGAGCTCGCCAAGGCGCTCGCCGAGTTCCTCTTCGACGACGAGCACGCCATGGTGCGCATCGACATGTCCGAGTACGGCGAGAAGCACACCGTCTCGCGCCTGGTCGGCGCCCCTCCCGGCTACATCGGGTACGAGCAGGGCGGCCAGCTCACCGAGGCGGTGCGGCGGCGCCCGTACTCGGTCGTGCTGCTCGACGAGGTGGAGAAGGCGCACCCCGAGGTGTTCGACGTGCTGCTGCAGGTCATGGACGACGGTCGCCTCACCGACGGCCAGGGTCGCACGGTCGACTTCACGAACGTGATCCTGATCCTCACGTCGAACCTGGGCTCGCCGATCCTCATCGACCCGACCCTCTCGACCGAGCAGAAGCGCGACGCCGTCATGGCGATCGTCCGCCAGGCGTTCAAGCCGGAGTTCCTCAACCGGCTCGACGACGTCGTGATGTTCGCCGCGCTCACCGAGGACGACCTGGCGCAGATCGTCGAGCTCGCCGTGGACGCCCTGCAGCGCCGCCTCAAGGACCGGCGCCTCACCCTCGCGGTCACGCCCGACGCGCGGGCCTGGCTCGCCGAGCGCGGATACGACCCGGTCTTCGGCGCCCGGCCGCTGCGGCGCCTCATCCAGTCCGAGATCCAGGACCGCCTCGCGATGGCGCTGCTCTCGGGTGGCGTGCGCGACGGCGACGTGGTGCGCGTGGATGTCGCCGCCGACGGCTCGCAGCTCGTGCTGACCAGCGACGGCCCGACCGCGCCCGAGCCCGCGGCCGACGACGATGACGTGATCGAGGCCGAGCTCCTCGACGACTGA